A genomic segment from Syntrophotalea acetylenivorans encodes:
- a CDS encoding helix-turn-helix transcriptional regulator, producing the protein MAFGNDSGRNRPGKPAKKYSQAARLHDLIRLLEARHGATVAELAEECGVTRRTVYRDLQAIEEAGYPLTKEAGGDGSILYSFLTGFSKIPPITFSLPELMTLFLCRGQLAFLRGTPFQDDLDAVFGRIRASLPPRSVAHLERLAEAVTPRFQGLRDYSGKRQVLDELRRALLFQLRCTIRYAPAQRKAADYPFDPYTLLFYKDSLYLGGYAHNRQDLRLFLVDRIETVLVGEERFDLPEDFSIDHLTGDAFGLVADEPQLIRVRFANAVAHLVRERIWHGSQGIEEQADGSLILTLHAGGEKEILAWLYSFLPHVQVLEPPFLRENFLHGLRQALAIENTAD; encoded by the coding sequence GTGGCTTTCGGCAATGATAGCGGCCGCAACCGGCCGGGCAAACCGGCCAAAAAATACAGCCAGGCGGCCCGGCTGCACGACCTTATTCGATTGCTGGAAGCCCGTCATGGAGCCACTGTGGCGGAACTGGCCGAGGAGTGTGGCGTTACTCGCCGCACCGTCTATCGCGATCTGCAGGCTATCGAAGAAGCCGGCTATCCCCTGACCAAGGAAGCCGGCGGTGATGGCAGTATTCTCTACTCCTTCCTGACCGGCTTCAGTAAAATCCCCCCCATTACTTTTTCTCTGCCCGAACTGATGACCCTGTTTCTCTGCCGAGGACAGCTGGCCTTTTTGCGAGGCACTCCCTTTCAAGATGATCTGGATGCTGTTTTCGGCCGAATTCGTGCCAGCCTTCCTCCCCGTAGCGTGGCCCATCTGGAGCGCCTCGCAGAGGCCGTGACTCCCCGCTTTCAAGGCCTGCGAGACTACAGTGGCAAGCGCCAGGTCCTAGATGAGCTGCGTCGCGCCCTGCTTTTTCAATTGCGTTGTACGATTCGTTATGCTCCCGCCCAGCGCAAGGCCGCAGATTATCCTTTTGATCCCTACACCTTGCTGTTTTACAAGGACTCTCTGTATCTGGGCGGTTACGCGCATAATCGACAAGACCTGCGGCTGTTTCTGGTTGACCGTATTGAGACGGTCCTGGTGGGTGAAGAACGTTTTGATCTGCCGGAGGATTTCTCTATCGATCATCTGACCGGTGACGCCTTTGGTCTGGTCGCCGACGAGCCACAGTTGATTCGGGTGAGATTTGCTAACGCGGTGGCGCATCTGGTGCGAGAGCGGATTTGGCACGGCAGTCAAGGGATCGAAGAGCAGGCCGATGGCTCTTTGATTCTGACTTTGCATGCGGGGGGTGAAAAGGAAATTCTCGCCTGGCTTTATTCTTTTTTGCCTCATGTTCAAGTTTTGGAACCGCCTTTCTTGCGGGAAAACTTTCTTCATGGTTTGCGGCAGGCTCTGGCGATTGAAAATACTGCTGACTAA
- a CDS encoding Maf family protein, producing the protein MRTVVLASTSPYRLQLLRQLGIPFHVAPPLYEEQIDQQVAPELLVKHLAAHKAKSLAEKYPDALILGSDQVFADPRGFIHGKPGGLPQAAAQLREMVGKTHTFYTGISIYDAASGEGLTDYDTYSVTLRKLSSEQIHAYLEREQPFDCAGSFKIEGLGISLMERMEGDDYTTLIGLPLIKTVDFLAHFGVRVLV; encoded by the coding sequence ATGAGAACGGTAGTTTTAGCGTCAACCAGCCCCTATCGTCTACAGTTGTTGCGACAGTTGGGTATCCCCTTCCATGTGGCGCCGCCCCTCTACGAAGAGCAGATCGATCAACAGGTGGCTCCAGAATTGCTGGTTAAGCATCTCGCAGCCCATAAAGCCAAAAGCCTGGCGGAAAAGTACCCTGATGCCCTGATTCTTGGCTCTGACCAAGTGTTTGCCGACCCCCGCGGATTCATCCACGGTAAACCCGGAGGGCTGCCGCAGGCGGCCGCCCAACTGCGGGAGATGGTTGGCAAGACGCACACTTTTTACACTGGGATCAGTATCTATGATGCCGCCAGTGGTGAGGGACTGACCGATTATGATACCTATTCGGTGACCTTGCGCAAGCTTTCCTCTGAACAAATCCATGCTTACCTTGAACGGGAGCAACCCTTTGATTGTGCCGGTTCCTTTAAGATCGAAGGGCTTGGCATCAGTCTCATGGAGAGGATGGAGGGCGATGATTATACAACCTTGATCGGCTTGCCGTTGATCAAAACTGTTGATTTTCTAGCTCATTTTGGTGTTCGGGTTCTTGTTTGA